A single Dehalococcoidia bacterium DNA region contains:
- the fusA gene encoding elongation factor G, producing the protein MSQTSSLIELTRNIGVIAHIDAGKTTMTEMILHHSGRTYKVGRVDDGTTEMDWMDQERERGITITSAATSCVWQDHRINIIDTPGHVDFTAEVERSLRVLDGGVVIFDGVEGVESQSEMVWRQATKYKVPRICFVNKMDRTGANFQRTIEMMKKRLKTNAVPIQLPMGAESSFAGIIDLVEEKALLFSKDGNMETMDIPAEYREITARSRREIIEHVAESDNDLMNAYINDSEVDVATLRAGIRRATIANKIVPVMCGSALRDIGVQPVLDAVAYYLPSPLDTPPICGLRPDTEKEEVRYPQNEAPLAALAFKIVTDPFVGRLVYLRVYSGTIKSGAQVYNAVTGKKERIGRLYQMHANDRIEVQEIYSGGIAAAVGLRDTSTGDTICDPKNPIILESITFPEPVVSVAIEPKSKVDQDRIVESLNKLAEEDPTFKVQYNQETGQTLISGMGELQLEVIATRLLREFKVHANVSKPRVAYKETITTSAKAEGRFIRQSGGRGQYGDVWLEMEPLERGKGFEFVNRLVGGTIPKEYVSSIQAGVKQALDEGVIAGYPVIDVRATVVDGSYHEVDSSDIAFKMAGSMAAKACIQKAAAVILEPIMKVEVSTPEEFLGDVIGSLNSKRSGIEGIEQNEGISIIQCYLPLSESFGYATDLRSISQGRASFFMGFDHYEAVSKDMAEKITSKYRIGR; encoded by the coding sequence ATGTCGCAGACGTCGTCACTGATTGAACTTACGCGTAACATTGGGGTCATCGCTCACATCGATGCGGGAAAGACCACGATGACAGAGATGATCCTTCATCATAGTGGGCGCACGTACAAGGTTGGGCGGGTGGACGACGGCACAACGGAAATGGACTGGATGGACCAGGAGCGCGAGCGCGGAATCACCATAACCTCTGCGGCAACCAGCTGCGTTTGGCAAGACCACAGGATCAACATTATTGATACGCCGGGGCATGTGGATTTCACTGCTGAGGTGGAGAGAAGTCTTCGTGTGCTTGATGGGGGTGTGGTGATCTTTGATGGCGTGGAAGGTGTTGAATCCCAATCGGAAATGGTCTGGCGCCAGGCAACCAAATACAAAGTTCCCAGAATCTGCTTTGTGAACAAGATGGATCGGACGGGGGCCAATTTTCAGCGGACCATTGAGATGATGAAAAAGCGACTGAAGACGAACGCTGTGCCGATTCAATTGCCCATGGGAGCTGAATCCTCATTTGCCGGAATCATCGATCTGGTTGAGGAGAAGGCGCTTCTCTTCTCTAAAGATGGGAATATGGAGACGATGGATATCCCGGCCGAATATCGGGAGATAACAGCCCGTTCCCGGCGTGAAATTATCGAACATGTTGCCGAAAGCGATAATGACCTCATGAATGCCTATATCAACGATAGTGAGGTTGATGTCGCTACTCTCCGGGCAGGAATACGCCGTGCCACCATTGCCAATAAGATTGTCCCGGTTATGTGTGGTAGCGCCCTCAGAGATATCGGTGTCCAGCCAGTTCTCGATGCAGTAGCATATTATCTTCCTTCACCTTTGGATACACCCCCAATCTGCGGACTGAGACCCGATACTGAAAAAGAAGAAGTTCGATACCCTCAAAATGAAGCCCCGCTGGCAGCACTCGCTTTCAAAATTGTCACCGACCCATTCGTTGGCAGGTTGGTGTACCTTAGGGTATATTCCGGCACTATCAAATCCGGAGCTCAGGTGTATAATGCTGTCACGGGCAAAAAGGAAAGAATCGGGCGATTATATCAAATGCATGCCAATGATCGGATAGAAGTTCAGGAAATTTACAGCGGTGGAATCGCCGCTGCCGTTGGATTGAGGGATACTTCCACCGGTGATACGATCTGTGATCCCAAAAACCCCATTATTTTGGAGTCCATCACATTTCCGGAGCCTGTGGTATCAGTGGCTATTGAGCCCAAATCGAAGGTTGACCAGGATCGGATAGTTGAATCTCTCAACAAGTTGGCCGAGGAAGACCCGACGTTCAAGGTTCAATACAATCAAGAAACCGGGCAGACGCTTATTTCAGGCATGGGTGAGTTGCAGCTTGAGGTTATCGCCACTCGCTTACTGCGCGAGTTTAAGGTCCACGCGAATGTAAGCAAGCCTCGTGTGGCTTATAAGGAGACTATCACGACCTCCGCCAAGGCTGAGGGTCGGTTCATCCGCCAGAGCGGCGGCAGAGGTCAATATGGGGATGTATGGCTCGAAATGGAACCTTTGGAGCGAGGGAAAGGGTTTGAATTTGTCAACCGTCTCGTCGGTGGGACGATACCCAAGGAATACGTTTCGTCGATACAAGCCGGGGTAAAGCAGGCTTTAGATGAAGGCGTCATAGCAGGCTATCCGGTGATCGATGTGCGAGCTACAGTTGTGGACGGAAGTTACCATGAAGTAGATTCTTCCGATATCGCTTTCAAGATGGCCGGGTCCATGGCGGCGAAAGCTTGTATCCAGAAAGCTGCCGCGGTAATCCTTGAGCCAATCATGAAGGTGGAAGTTTCAACCCCGGAGGAGTTTCTTGGTGACGTCATTGGCAGTCTGAATTCAAAGCGAAGCGGTATTGAGGGTATTGAGCAAAATGAGGGGATCAGTATTATTCAATGCTATCTTCCCCTGTCAGAGAGTTTTGGTTATGCCACTGACCTGAGGTCCATAAGTCAAGGGCGGGCCAGCTTTTTTATGGGTTTTGACCATTACGAAGCAGTCTCTAAAGATATGGCTGAAAAGATCACATCAAAATACAGGATCGGGAGATAG
- the rpsJ gene encoding 30S ribosomal protein S10: MAKQKIRIKLKSYDHRILDQSAAHIVESAESTGAAVVGPVPLPTHIKKFCVIRSPVIDKDSREEFEIRTHKRLIDIVDPTSKTVDALTRLNLPAGVSIEIKI; encoded by the coding sequence ATGGCAAAGCAAAAAATCAGGATCAAGCTGAAATCTTATGATCATCGAATACTAGATCAGTCGGCGGCTCATATTGTTGAGTCTGCGGAAAGCACCGGGGCAGCCGTAGTTGGGCCTGTACCGCTGCCGACACACATCAAGAAATTCTGCGTTATTCGCTCACCGGTTATCGATAAGGACTCCCGCGAGGAGTTTGAAATTCGTACTCATAAGCGCTTGATTGATATCGTGGATCCGACATCGAAGACAGTTGATGCCCTCACCCGTCTCAATTTGCCTGCCGGTGTGAGCATCGAGATCAAGATTTAA
- the rpsG gene encoding 30S ribosomal protein S7, whose amino-acid sequence MPRRGKTFTKRVIQPDVKYQNEKLARFINKIMLRGKKSTAEIIVYSVMDVIQEQTKKDPLEVFEQAIKNATPLVAVKPRRIGGATYQVPTEVSPARGQALAMRWLIDSARSRKGKPMAEKLAAELIEASRGEGPAVKKQLDTHRMAEANRAFAHYRW is encoded by the coding sequence ATTCAGCCTGATGTAAAATATCAGAACGAAAAGCTTGCCCGATTCATCAATAAGATAATGCTGAGAGGCAAGAAGAGTACGGCTGAGATCATTGTCTACTCGGTGATGGATGTCATACAGGAACAGACAAAGAAGGATCCCTTGGAAGTCTTTGAGCAAGCCATAAAGAATGCTACGCCTCTCGTGGCGGTGAAGCCACGTCGTATTGGCGGAGCTACTTACCAGGTCCCGACGGAGGTGTCCCCGGCGCGAGGCCAGGCTCTGGCCATGCGCTGGCTGATCGATTCGGCCAGATCCCGGAAGGGAAAGCCAATGGCGGAAAAACTCGCGGCGGAACTCATCGAGGCTTCGCGTGGAGAAGGACCTGCAGTCAAGAAACAGCTGGATACGCACAGAATGGCGGAGGCAAATCGGGCTTTTGCTCATTATCGATGGTAG